Proteins found in one Coffea eugenioides isolate CCC68of chromosome 5, Ceug_1.0, whole genome shotgun sequence genomic segment:
- the LOC113770422 gene encoding septum-promoting GTP-binding protein 1-like yields the protein MTQLSRQKFHFNMKRAILWRIAVLKQCLKSIWNQFLACWIGKSVRYRHLQQKMISSAPHSGVIGSGFSSKIMGSPSPDIDKDSSDLVTLKISLWGDCQIGKTSFLAKYVGRDNGVVVSAIPGINQMDKTLSVKGARISYSIWEVRGDNSSHDHIPVACKDSVAMIFMFDLTSRCTLNSVIRWYKQARKWNQTAIPVMVGTKFDDFIQLPIDIQWTIASEARKYAKALNATLFFSSATYNINVNKIFKFITAKLFNLPWTLERNLTIGEPMIDF from the exons ATGACTCAGCTTAGCCGTCAAAAGTTTCACTTCAACATGAAAAGAGCGATTCTGTGGCGAATCGCCGTCCTTAAGCAGTGTCTCAAGTCAATTTGGAACCAGTTTCTTGCTTGTTGGATAGGAAAATCAGTCAGGTATAGACATTTGCAGCAGAAGATGATCAGTTCTGCACCTCATTCAGGTGTCATTGGTAGTggcttttcttccaaaatcatgGGCTCACCTTCCCCAGATATTGATAAAGATTCGTCTGATTTAGTTACTTTGAAGATTAGTCTCTGGGGTGATTGTCAAATTGGCAAAACAAGTTTTCTG GCAAAGTATGTCGGAAGAGATAATGGAGTAGTCGTCTCTGCAATTCCAGGGATAAATCAAATGGACAAAACATTATCAGTTAAAGGGGCTCGGATTTCTTATAGCATCTGGGAAGTAAGAG GCGACAATTCTTCTCATGATCACATTCCAGTTGCTTGTAAAGATTCTGTAGCCATGATTTTCATGTTTGATCTCACAAGCCGGTGCACATTGAATAG CGTGATCAGATGGTATAAGCAAGCCAGAAAATGGAATCAG ACAGCCATTCCAGTGATGGTTGGAACAAAGTTCGATGATTTTATCCAATTACCAATAGACATTCAATGGACAATTGCAAGTGAG gCAAGGAAATATGCAAAGGCACTCAATGcaactcttttcttttcaagtgCAACTTACAACATAAATGTGAATAAAATCTTCAAGTTCATTACGGCCAAGCTGTTCAATTTACCATGGACTTTGGAGCGCAATCTCACCATTGGAGAACCTATGATTGATTTCTAG